Genomic DNA from Alkalihalobacterium alkalinitrilicum:
ATTTGAATGGGGCTCCCAACGATCCTTGTTGCTTCTCTTTTATGATACGGAAGGACAGTTGACGTTATTTCAGGTGAATTGATAATGGTTTGTATCGACTCCGAATTAATCGCTAAAGGAGGTTTAGAAAATGAAGAATAGACTATCGCTTCTTCATTTACAATCATCATTTCCAGGTTGAAACCTTCTAGCGTCTCCATCAGATCTGGTACTTTTTCAACATCAATAAGTTCCACAAGCTCAGCTACTCCAGTAGAAATTTTCGAAACTTCCTCTTCAATAAAAAGTTCCTGATGAAAAAAGATCGAATTAATTAAATAGGAAATAAACAAACTAAGCATAACAACACTTATAAAAGTACTTACGATACGAAAATAGAGATTTCTTTTAAACAATTATTTTTCCTCCAAGCGATATCCTAAGCCTCTTACCGTTGTAATCATCAAATCTGGAAAAGCGCCTAATTGTTCTCTTAATCGTTTGATATGGACATCTACCGTTCTTTCATCACCATCGTAATCATAGCCCCAAATTTTTTCAATTAATTGTGCACGAGTAAAAATTTTTCCTGGTGAACGAGCAAGCTCAAATAATAATTCACATTCTTTTCGTTTCAATGTAATCGCATGATCAGCAGATTGTACTACAAATCGTTCAATGTCAATGGAAGTGAAACCAACCTTGATTACATTTTCTGAGACAACATTGTACCTTTTCAACAGTGCATTTACTCTTAATATTAATTCAACTGGGTCAAATGGCTTGACCAAATAATCATCGGTCCCCGCATTGAAACCTCTCACTTTATCTTGTGATTCACCTTTAGCTGTAACCATTAAAATGGGAATGTTTAAAAAAGATCGGATATCTTCTGTTAGTTCAATTCCATCGACATGAGGCATCATAACATCTACAATCGCCAAATCAATTTGCGTTTCCGATAAGATATCTAAAGCTTCTCTTCCATCAACAGCTTCAATGACTGTATATTGACTGTTTTCTAAATATAACCTTATTAACTTTCGAATATGTGCATCGTCATCAACTACAAGAATCGTATTCATAATCAATGCCTTCTTTCATTTCACAAAATTTTAGTATGAAAACCTAACATTTTAGAATTACCAAAGAGGTTAGGTTAAATTAATTTAATATTTATACCTTAAACTAGTACGAAAGGGTGCGTATAATACACACCCAGTTCGTTTACTCTAAATTTCAGCATCGGTCTTTTTTTTATGTCTGGAGAATAACCTTTTCACCCAGTTGGTAAAGTTCTCCGTATAGATATACATAACTGGTACGAGGACTAACGTAATGACGGTTGAGAACGCTAAACCAAATACAATTACAGTAGCCATCGGTGCCTGCAGTTCAGCTCCTTCGCCAATCCCGATAGCTAACGGTACCATTGCTAATACCGTTGTAAGCATCGTCATTAATATCGGTCGCAACCTTGTTGGACCCGCTTCTAATATCGCCTCTTCCATCGTCATTCCACGCTGTCTTAGTTGATTAATGTAATCGACTAAGACAATGGCGTTATTTACAACGATCCCAGCTAACATGATGACCCCGATAAATGCAGGAGCACTTAATGGACGGCCTGTTAATAAAAATCCTGCCATAATCCCAATAAATGTGGCTGGAAGACTAAACATTACGATAAACGGGTACAATACCCTTTCAAATTGAAAGGCCATGACTGCATAGACAAGGAAAATGGCTAGAACTAGAGCCAATGCCAAGTCAAAAAATGCTTCCATCATCATCTCATAATCTCCACCTGTATTATATTCATACCCTTCAGGGAAGATATATTGATTCAACTCTGCTTCAATATCAGCTATTACACTTCCTAAATCACGGTCCATAATATCACCCGTTACCGCAACTCCCCGCGTTTGATTTTGACGGTTAATGGTATTAGGACCATCCGCTTGAACAAAATCTGCGATCGTAGATAGTAACACAGTGTCCCCTATCGGTGTTATTAGTGGTAAGTTTTGCAATTGAGTATAATTCTCTCGATACTCTTCTGGTAAAATGACTGTAATACTTACTTCTTGACCCTCTGTACGCATAAGAGATGCAACTTGACCATTCATGCTGCCTCTCACCGTGTCCATGACTTCTGCATACGTAAATCCGTATTGATTTGCAACATCTCGGTCTACATGGATTTGCATCTCTGGTCTTGTTTCACCCATTGAATGGGTAACATTCGTCGCACCAGGAACCTCACTAATAATATCACGAACATCATCTGCAATCAGTTTCAGTGTACCAAAATCTTCTCCTCTAATTTCAATTTCTATAGGATTACCACCCATTCCGTCACTTTCAAAGGAGAATACATTAACATCAATATCAGGCAAAGTTTCTGCGAATTCACTAAAATCCTTTATGACTTCGTTCGTTGTTACATCTCTTTCGCTCGCTGGGGTCAAACGAATATATAAATCTCCACTATTCGAAGCTCCTCCCATCCCCATCATACCGCCGCCACCAACCGACGTATAAACGACTTCCGTTAAACCAGTATCCAATAAATACTGCTCTAATTCTCCGACTGCCGCTCTTGTTTCTTCAATAGATGTTCCAGAAGGAACTTCAAAACTAACAGAAATTTCACCTTGATCAAATGCAGGCATTAATTCAACACCGACGAATTTAACGGTTCCAAGACTTGCGATTAACAAAAACAGAGTTCCAAACGTTATCGTCTTTTTATGATGGATCGACCACTTTAAAACGCTCCGATATCGATTATTAATACCCTCGAAAAAGTCTCCAATTTTTGCACTTGCTTTTCTCAATCCTTTCGGATCTTCTTCTGTTTTCATTTCAGGAAGAAGAAGTCCAGATAACATCGGTACGATGGTAAGTGCAACAGCAAGTGAAGCAAATAAAGTAAACCCAACTGTAAGAGCTAGAGGTAAGAAGAGCTCTCCAGCAATTCCATCAGTAAACAATATCGGAACGAATACGACAAGGCTCGTTAATGTAGAAGCGATTACCGCAGACGAAACTTCTGAAGCCCCTTTTATTGCTGATTCTACACGACTGTATCCTCTTTCTCGATACTTATAAATGTTTTCCAATATAACAATGGAACTATCAACGAGTAAACCTATTCCTAACGCAAGTCCACCCAATGTAATAATATTAATGGTCTCTCCTGCAAAATAAAGGAGCGTAAATGCTGAAATAACCGCAATCGGAATCGATAAACCTATGATTAAAGTACTTCTAAAGCTCCTTAAAAATACGAGTAATACTAGGATTGCCATCGCTCCACCGATAATCATATTCATCGTAACACTACTAATCGACTCTTTAATAAAAATCGATGAGTCCATGATCGTCGTAAGTGTTACACCTGGGGGCAAATCTCTTTGTAATCGTTCCAATTCACGTGAAACCGAATCAGCAACCTCTACTGTATTCGCATCTCCTTGTTTTGAAATGTCAATACTTAATGTTGGCTCACCATTAACAAAGGCAAAAGAAGACATTTCTTTAAACGTGTCATTTACCAAGGAAACATCTGCTAACTTAATCGTTTCTCCAGTTCGAAGTGGAATGTTAATATTTTCAATTTCTGAAATTGAACGAAATTCCCCAACCATTCGTAATGGCATGCCTTGTCCACCACGTGTGATCTCACCAGCAGGGGAACTCATGTTTTCTCCACCAATGATTTGCGCTAACTGAGAAATTGTTAATCCGTGTCTTTGCATTAAGGTTAAATCAGGTTCAACAATAATTTCACGTTCTTGACCTCCCGTTAAATTTACAGAAGCGACTCCAATAATACGTTCCATTCGTGGAATAATCGTATCTTCTGCAATATTGGTAAGCCTCGTTAATTCCATATCACCTGAAATACCGATTTGCATAATTGGCATTTGATTTGGATCAAAACGCATCGCACTAGGTGTTCCTGCACCATCTGGTAAGCTTGTACGAACCATATCAATACGATCACGAAGATCTAACATGACCGCATCCAAATCTGTATTAAAGTCGTACATTAACAAAATTAACGATTGATTTTGTGTGGATATCGACTGCATTGTCGATAATCCTTCTGTTGCACTTAACGCTCCTTCAAGCGGCCTTGTTACTAGGTTTTCAACCTCTTGCGGCGCAGCGCCATTATATGATGTTGAAACAGCAGCAATTGGTAAGTCTAAATCTGGCATTAAATCGACTTTTAATCCATTTAAAGACACGCCACCAAGCATAATCATGACAAGAGCT
This window encodes:
- a CDS encoding response regulator transcription factor, with product MNTILVVDDDAHIRKLIRLYLENSQYTVIEAVDGREALDILSETQIDLAIVDVMMPHVDGIELTEDIRSFLNIPILMVTAKGESQDKVRGFNAGTDDYLVKPFDPVELILRVNALLKRYNVVSENVIKVGFTSIDIERFVVQSADHAITLKRKECELLFELARSPGKIFTRAQLIEKIWGYDYDGDERTVDVHIKRLREQLGAFPDLMITTVRGLGYRLEEK
- a CDS encoding efflux RND transporter permease subunit, with translation MKLIKESVKRPVGVMIIALVMIMLGGVSLNGLKVDLMPDLDLPIAAVSTSYNGAAPQEVENLVTRPLEGALSATEGLSTMQSISTQNQSLILLMYDFNTDLDAVMLDLRDRIDMVRTSLPDGAGTPSAMRFDPNQMPIMQIGISGDMELTRLTNIAEDTIIPRMERIIGVASVNLTGGQEREIIVEPDLTLMQRHGLTISQLAQIIGGENMSSPAGEITRGGQGMPLRMVGEFRSISEIENINIPLRTGETIKLADVSLVNDTFKEMSSFAFVNGEPTLSIDISKQGDANTVEVADSVSRELERLQRDLPPGVTLTTIMDSSIFIKESISSVTMNMIIGGAMAILVLLVFLRSFRSTLIIGLSIPIAVISAFTLLYFAGETINIITLGGLALGIGLLVDSSIVILENIYKYRERGYSRVESAIKGASEVSSAVIASTLTSLVVFVPILFTDGIAGELFLPLALTVGFTLFASLAVALTIVPMLSGLLLPEMKTEEDPKGLRKASAKIGDFFEGINNRYRSVLKWSIHHKKTITFGTLFLLIASLGTVKFVGVELMPAFDQGEISVSFEVPSGTSIEETRAAVGELEQYLLDTGLTEVVYTSVGGGGMMGMGGASNSGDLYIRLTPASERDVTTNEVIKDFSEFAETLPDIDVNVFSFESDGMGGNPIEIEIRGEDFGTLKLIADDVRDIISEVPGATNVTHSMGETRPEMQIHVDRDVANQYGFTYAEVMDTVRGSMNGQVASLMRTEGQEVSITVILPEEYRENYTQLQNLPLITPIGDTVLLSTIADFVQADGPNTINRQNQTRGVAVTGDIMDRDLGSVIADIEAELNQYIFPEGYEYNTGGDYEMMMEAFFDLALALVLAIFLVYAVMAFQFERVLYPFIVMFSLPATFIGIMAGFLLTGRPLSAPAFIGVIMLAGIVVNNAIVLVDYINQLRQRGMTMEEAILEAGPTRLRPILMTMLTTVLAMVPLAIGIGEGAELQAPMATVIVFGLAFSTVITLVLVPVMYIYTENFTNWVKRLFSRHKKKTDAEI